The genomic segment AAACAGCAGCGGTTAGGAATATTGCCACCAACAACGAAGTTGTCGGAAATGGATACAACCTTGCGAAATTGGAATGACTGCAGCTGGGAAGAAAAAGTAAAATGGGATGAAAAGATGGCTGTGTACGCGGCGATGGTAGACGAATTGGATCAAAATGTGGGTAGACTGGTTGATTATCTCCAATCAAAAGGACAATTGGACAACACTGTTTTTATCTTTCTCTCTGATAACGGGGCGAGCAATGAGACCATAAGCAATGCGGGATTTACAGCAGAAATTAGAGCTGCCAATGAATTTCCTGCCAGTCATCCACGTTCTTTCACAGCTTATGGAGCCGAAGGTGCTGCAGTGAGCAATACGCCTTTCAAAAAGTTTAAGCATTGGGAGTTTGAGGGGGGCAATGCTACAGGGTTTATCGCCTATGGACCGAAGTACCTTCAAGGGGGAAAGCAGTTTGATATGCCCGCCCATTTGATCGATATCATGCCAACTTTAGCACAATGGTCAGGAGCGAGCTATCCTAAGAATTATGCCGGTAATACGATTAAACCCATGGAAGGATTGTCCTTGCTTCCACTATGGACAGAGGAACAGCGGGATATGGACAGGGAGATTTGTTTTGAGCATGAAGGTAACAAAGCGGTGCGCAAAGGAAGATGGAAGCTTGTGTCTTCCTATCCTGAAAATAGATGGTATCTATATGATATAGAAAAAGATAGGAGTGAAACGGTAGACTTATCAGCCTCATTTCCAAAAGTATATCGTGAAATGGTTCAGCGCTATGAAAAATGGGCTAAAAGAGTTGGTGTGATACCCTACGAACAACTTGCACAAAAAAAGGGGAATACCCGTTATGAATAAATTAAAAAGCAGACAAAGCATGAAACTATCTACTATTTATACAGTCATTTTACTGATTACTGTTGGTCTTTCGGCCTGTTCGTCGACAAAAAAAGTCGTCGAACACAAAAAGGAACTAACTGCTGAGGACGTCCTTCAGTCGTTGCAGCTAACCAATCGTTATTTCATGAATAAATGGACGGACACAGGAAAACCGATCTATACCAATCGCTGGAGACCGAGCAACATCTGGACCCGCGCCGTGTATTACGAAGGTCTCATGGCACTTTATCAGATTGATAAAAACAGTGCATACTACGATTATGCTGTGGATTGGGGAAACAAACATGATTGGGGAATGCGGAATGGTTTGGAAACCCGAAATGCCGATGACCAGGCTTGTGGGCAAACCTATCTGGATCTCTATGAGATTGAACAGAAGCCTGAGCGTATCCAAAAAATTAAAGCAAATATAGATTACATTATCAGATCGGGAAAAATAGACGATTGGACCTGGATCGATGCCATACAAATGGCCATGCCAATCTACGCTAAATTGGGTGTAATAACAAAAGATCAAACTTACTTTGATTACATGTATAAAATGTATCATCATTCAAAAACACAAGAAGGTGGAGGTCTGTATAATAAGGCCGATAAACTTTGGTGGCGGGATAAGGATTTTGTTCCGCCCTACAAAGAACCGAATGGTGAGGATTGCTATTGGTCACGCGGTAATGGATGGGTCGTGGCTGCTTTAGTCAGGGTACTTTCTTTAATTCCGGAAAACGAAGTCCATCGGGCAGAATATATGGCCGATTATAAAGCGCTGATGGAAGCACTTGTCCCTATTCAAAGGCCAGATGGATTTTGGAACGTTAGTTTGCATGACCCTAGTAATTTTGGCGGGCGCGAGACCTCAGGGACGTCATTGTTTGTCTATGGTATGGCCTGGGGCATTAATAATGGATTTCTAGACGCTAAAATATATCGGCCCGTTGTCGAAAAAGCATGGAAAGCAATGATCGCAGAAGCGGTACACCCTTCCGGTTTTTTAGGCTATTTACAAGGAACGGGAAAAGAACCTAAGGATGGTCAGCCCGTCAGTTTCTCAAGCCAGCCGGATTTTGAAGATTATGGTTTGGGTTGTTTCTTATTAGGAGGCACAGAGGTTTATAAGATGTTGTCAAAATAAGTTGTCTCTTTCCGGTTGTTGACAGCAACCTGATCAATTCCTATTCATGATGGGAATGGGGTCAGTTATGCTATACATAAAAAACTGCGCGTTCTTATTAGCCTAAAAAAGTAAACTAATGAAAAGATTATTCTTTATTTTTTGTTGCCTGCTGCTTTCATTCGGCATATATGCGCAAGCAGGTCGGAAGACTTTTAGTTTTAACGCCGACTGGCGTTACCACATTGGTGATGTCAACGAGGCTTCTGCTACAGGATTTGATGATCGTGCATGGAAACAAGCCACCTTGCCTCAAGCATGGAATGAAGATGAAGCGTTCGCGAAAGCGATCCATGACCTTTCAGCGAATATTGTCTGGTATCGAAAAAAGTTTACTGTCCCCAAGGGAGTAACTTCTGATAAGGTCTTTTTGGAATTTGAAGGAATTCGCTTTGGGGGAGAATTTTATCTCAACGGAAGATTTATTGGTCGCCATGAAAATGGCGTAATGGCTGTAGGATTTGATATTTCGGACCTGATTGATCGCGATCACGAAAATACCCTGGCTATACGGATAGACAATAGCTGGAGCTATCGTGAAAAAGCAACAAACAGCACGTATCAATGGAACGATAAAAACTTTAATGCAAACTATGGTGGAATTCCAAAAAATGTGTGGATCCACTTTGCTCCAAAAATTTATCAGACCCTACCCTTATATTCCAATTTGAAGACTACGGGTGTTTATGTGTATGCGAAGAATATGAACATCCCTAAAAAAACAATGGATCTTTTTGTTTCATCTGAGGTGAAAAATGAAACCGGGCAATCGCGCTTGGTCGACTTTGTTGCCGAAGTACGTAATGCTGATGGGAAGTTGGTCAAAACTTTTTCAAAAAAGTTCAATCTTCCTGCCAATCAAACACAACAATTGACCATGAGCGCGGCCTTGAGTCAAGTGAACTTTTGGAGCTGGGGTTATGGCTATCTCTATACGGTGACGACAAAAATCGTACAGGGCAACACAACTATAGACGCTGTACAGACGAAAACAGGATTTCGAAAAACGGCTTTCAAGAATGGAATGGTATACCTCAATGACCAAGTTTTGATGATGAAGGGCTATGCGCAGCGTACCAGTAATGAATGGCCCGCCGTTGGCCTATCTGTAGCACCTTGGTTAAGTGATTTTAGCAATGGGTTAATGGTCAAGGGCAATGCTAATCTTGTCCGCTGGATGCACGTAGCCCCCTGGAAACAGGATGTTGAATCCTGCGACCGGGTAGGACTTATGCAAATGCTGCCGGCAGGGGATGCTGAAAAAGATGTTCAGGGGAGACGCTGGGAACACCGAGTCGAACTGATGCGCGATGTAATCATATATTATCGCAATAATCCCAGTGTGCTGTTTTATGAATGTGGAAACGAATCCATATCGGAAGAGCATATGGCAGAGATGAAAGCTATACGGGATCAATTCGATCCTGCAGGCGGACGGGCAATCGGTTCACGTGAGATGTTAGACAGTAAACTAGCGGAATATGGTGGTGAAATGCTGTACATTAATAAAAGCGCCCGTCATCCGATGATTGCTACGGAATATATGCGGGATGAGGCATTACGTAAATACTGGGATGAATGGAGTTATCCATTTCACAAGGATGGGGAAGGACCACTTTATAAAGGTGTACATGCCAGTGATTATAATAGAAATCAGGATAGTTATGTCGTTGAGGCTGTACATCGTTGGTGGGAATATTGGAAAATGCGTCCGGGAACCGGTGATCGGGTCAATTCGGGGGGTGTGAATATTATATTCTCCGATTCGAATACGCACTTCAGGGGAAAGGAGAACTACAGAAGAAGCGGTGAGGTAGATGCTATGCGCATTCCAAAAGATGCTTACTTTGCACATCAGGTGATGTGGAATGGTTGGATCGCCCCAGATCCAAAAGGCTTATATCTTGTAGGGCACTGGAACTACCCTGCTGGAACGAAAAAAGATGTCTTGGTCGTTTCCGCTGCTGACCGGGTAGAATTATCGCTGAACGGCAAAGTACAGGCAGAAGCAGAAAAGCTATATGATTTCCTGTTCCGTTTTCCTGCTGTTGATTTCGAGGCGGGCGTATTGACGGCGAAATCATTCAGTAAAGATGGAAAATTATTGAATATAAGGGAGCTCAGAACCACAGGTGAACCTTATAAAATCCGTTTGACAGCACATCATGGTAAAAATGGCTTATTTGCAGATGGAAACGATATGGTATTGGTCGAAGTTGAAGTACTGGATAAAAATGGGTTGCGGTGCCCACTTGCTTCAAATAAGATTGATTTCAAACTAGACGGACCGATGGATTGGCGTGGTGGAATTGCACAGGGTCCCGATAATTACATTTTGGCCAGATCGCTTCCGGTCGAGGCTGGCGTAAATCGTGTTTTACTTCGTACACAGTACGATAAATCGGGTAAGGTTGTATTGAAAGCAGTGTCTGAAGGCCTTTTATCCGATTCGGTCACCTGGCAGGTGCAACCTATCAGAACGATGGCGAATTATTTTGTCAAAGAATCCAATGAAAATTTGCCTTCATTTTTAGAGCGGGGGCCAAGTCCATCGAAACCCACTTTGCTGCAGCTGAAAAAAAGTCTCAAAATCCGTACAGCCACGTCTGGAGCTAACCAAGATAAGGTGGGACAGTCCTACGATGACAATGAGCTATCCGATTGGGTCAATGATGGCCAGCTGGGTACTGCTTGGATTACATATACCTTACAGGAAAAGTCCGATATCGATGAAATCGATCTGAAACTGAATAATTTTAGATCAAGATCCTACCCATTGCAGGTTTTTGTGGACGGCAAGCTTGTTTTTGACGGCAATACAGATCTGACGTTAGGCTACTGTACGCTTTCATTTCCGCGTACGAAAGGCCAAACGGTGACCATAAAACTTAAAAATGCGCCTTTTACCGCAAAGGAAAATAATCAGGTAGAAATGGGCGGTAAGAAACTTGATGATGGTGTCGCACGTAATGATGCCAATGCCAAAGGTACCTTGAGTATTATTGAAGCCGATATCCATCAGGTATTGGCCAATTAAGAATATGGTAATAATAAAACAGTTCAATACATAAACGAGATGGAGAAAATAGCATTTAAGATGAAACTAAAACCGGGTATGTCCGCGGAATACAAGCGCAGGCATGACAGGATTTGGCCAGAATTAATCACCTTATTGCGCGAAAATGGTGTGTCTGATTATAGTATTTTTTTGGATGAAGAGACCGATACGTTATTTGCTGTTCAATATCTAGCGGGACATTCATCACAAGAATTGGGTAAGGAAGCCATAGTTCAGCAATGGTGGGATTATATGCATGATATCATGGACGTAAATCCGGACCACTCTCCGGTATCGATAAACTTGAAGAAGGTATTTCATATGGATTAGACCAATTTTAACATGAGAAAAATTTATATATCATTATTGTTTGCCTGTAACCTGTTGGCTTCCGGTGGAAGTATCGCACAGAATCTATGGCCGGCAGTGACCAAAGAGATGAAGCCCTGGACGCGTTGGTGGTGGCTCGGTTCGGCTGTGGACAGAGCCAACCTCGAACGTGAATTAACCTTATTTGATAAAAGTGGATTTGGCGGTGTCGAGGTGACGCCAATTTATGGCGCTAAAGGATTTGAGTCCAAGTATCTGAGTTTTCTTTCACCACCATGGATGAATATGTTGGCTGTAACAACCGATAAGGCAGGGAGGCTTGGGTTGGGAGTGGACATCAACTTGGGAACGGGATGGCCTTTCGGTGGGCCACAGATCAGGGAAAAAGATGCGGCCACCAAACTGATCCTGGATGACTTTGAATTAAAAAAAGGCGAAAAAATTCAGTTCCCCCTAAAACCGAAGGATCCTAAACAACATTATTACATGCTGCAGGCTCTGCGTGCGTTTAGATCAGATCATAGCGAGATTAATCTGGATGATTATCGTTCACATACCGGTGGAACATGGGAAGCGCCAGCAGATATCCGGTTGTTGGCTGTATTTTCAGGCAGGACAGGCCAAAAAGTGAAGCGCGCTGCTCCCGGTGGTGAAGGATATACCCTGGATCATCTCGGACAGACCTCAGTTGCATCCTATTTTAATAGATTTGCCGAAGCTTTTAAGGACAAACCATTGCATGTGCGTGCTTTTTTTAACGATAGCTACGAAGTATACGGTGCGAACTGGACAGATGAATTTTTGCAATCATTCGAACGGATAAAAGGATACAAACTACAAGATAACCTGCTAGATTTTGCAGGATTGGGTAAGGATACAACCAAAACAGCACGCCTAAAATCCGATTACCGTGAAGTTGTGGATGCACTCCTTGCCCAGAATTTTTTGGTCCCATTTACGAACTTCGCCCATCGCTATAAAGCGATTTCGAAAAATCAGGCCCATGGATCTCCGGGAAATCTGATCGATTTGTATGCTGATACAGATATTTCTGAATGTGAAACCTTTGGCTCCAGTAGTTTCGATATCCCCGGTTTAAGGCGCGATACTGCTGATATTCGTAATGTGGACCCTGATCCCATGATGGCCAAATTTGCGACATCAGCGACAAATGTATACGGTAAAAAATATACTTCTTCAGAGACCTTCACGTGGCTTACGGAACATTTTAAAACCTCCTTGTCGCAAACGAAACCTGAAGTCGAACAACTATTCCTCGCCGGGGTGAATCATGTGTTCTACCACGGCACAACATATTCACCAAAAAATGTACCCTTTCCGGGGTGGTTATTCTATGCTTCAGTAAACTTTGTGCCGCAAAATTCATTTTGGGACCATCTCAGCGGTTTAAATCAATATATTACACGTGTCCAGTCTATTCTTCAATCTAGCCGTGCTGATAACGAATTGCTAATTTACTGGCCTATTTATGATATTTGGAATGATGCGAAGGGAATGGATAAGGCATTGAAAGTTCATGATGTTGACGAATGGTTGCACCCAACGCAATTTTATAAACAAAGTGTGCAACTGCAGAAAAGAGGCTATAGCTTTGATTTTGCAACGGATAAAATTTTAGCTGGAACAACGGTTAAGGACGGCAGATTACAAACAGCTAAGGATGCGATCCCGTATCGGGCAATTTATATTCCTGCCTGCCATTATTTTTCTGAAGTCACACTCCAGAAAATTCTGCAAATGGCGCGCGAGGGAGCAACAGTCGTCTTCCAACAATTGCCGCAAGAGGTTGCTGGGTACAGCCGGTTGGACGAACGTCGTGCGCAGTTCAATACTTTGATTGCGTCTCTGGGTTTCGAGAGAGATAAAGCGAATCAGTATACAGCTTTTGGAAAAGGTAAGATCTATTTGACGGCGGATGTCAGTTCAGCACTCGAAA from the Sphingobacterium thalpophilum genome contains:
- a CDS encoding arylsulfatase, which codes for MKKLTFLPWIFLLCALVEAHAQQRPNIVLILADDMGYADLGCFGSEIETPNLDKMASEGIKMTNFYNASRCCPSRASLLTGLYPHQAGIGDMMNKRPFPAYQGYLSRDAITLAELLKTAGYGTYMAGKWHVGQEKENWPLQRGFQRYYGLIDGANSYFENRPYRPKQTLTIALDNEAIVPPKDYYSSDDYTDYAMTFIGEHLQTKKKDPFFLYLAFQAPHWPLHAKPQDIAKYRGKYMEGWEAVREKRFQKQQRLGILPPTTKLSEMDTTLRNWNDCSWEEKVKWDEKMAVYAAMVDELDQNVGRLVDYLQSKGQLDNTVFIFLSDNGASNETISNAGFTAEIRAANEFPASHPRSFTAYGAEGAAVSNTPFKKFKHWEFEGGNATGFIAYGPKYLQGGKQFDMPAHLIDIMPTLAQWSGASYPKNYAGNTIKPMEGLSLLPLWTEEQRDMDREICFEHEGNKAVRKGRWKLVSSYPENRWYLYDIEKDRSETVDLSASFPKVYREMVQRYEKWAKRVGVIPYEQLAQKKGNTRYE
- a CDS encoding glycoside hydrolase family 88/105 protein — protein: MNKLKSRQSMKLSTIYTVILLITVGLSACSSTKKVVEHKKELTAEDVLQSLQLTNRYFMNKWTDTGKPIYTNRWRPSNIWTRAVYYEGLMALYQIDKNSAYYDYAVDWGNKHDWGMRNGLETRNADDQACGQTYLDLYEIEQKPERIQKIKANIDYIIRSGKIDDWTWIDAIQMAMPIYAKLGVITKDQTYFDYMYKMYHHSKTQEGGGLYNKADKLWWRDKDFVPPYKEPNGEDCYWSRGNGWVVAALVRVLSLIPENEVHRAEYMADYKALMEALVPIQRPDGFWNVSLHDPSNFGGRETSGTSLFVYGMAWGINNGFLDAKIYRPVVEKAWKAMIAEAVHPSGFLGYLQGTGKEPKDGQPVSFSSQPDFEDYGLGCFLLGGTEVYKMLSK
- a CDS encoding glycoside hydrolase family 2 protein; translation: MKRLFFIFCCLLLSFGIYAQAGRKTFSFNADWRYHIGDVNEASATGFDDRAWKQATLPQAWNEDEAFAKAIHDLSANIVWYRKKFTVPKGVTSDKVFLEFEGIRFGGEFYLNGRFIGRHENGVMAVGFDISDLIDRDHENTLAIRIDNSWSYREKATNSTYQWNDKNFNANYGGIPKNVWIHFAPKIYQTLPLYSNLKTTGVYVYAKNMNIPKKTMDLFVSSEVKNETGQSRLVDFVAEVRNADGKLVKTFSKKFNLPANQTQQLTMSAALSQVNFWSWGYGYLYTVTTKIVQGNTTIDAVQTKTGFRKTAFKNGMVYLNDQVLMMKGYAQRTSNEWPAVGLSVAPWLSDFSNGLMVKGNANLVRWMHVAPWKQDVESCDRVGLMQMLPAGDAEKDVQGRRWEHRVELMRDVIIYYRNNPSVLFYECGNESISEEHMAEMKAIRDQFDPAGGRAIGSREMLDSKLAEYGGEMLYINKSARHPMIATEYMRDEALRKYWDEWSYPFHKDGEGPLYKGVHASDYNRNQDSYVVEAVHRWWEYWKMRPGTGDRVNSGGVNIIFSDSNTHFRGKENYRRSGEVDAMRIPKDAYFAHQVMWNGWIAPDPKGLYLVGHWNYPAGTKKDVLVVSAADRVELSLNGKVQAEAEKLYDFLFRFPAVDFEAGVLTAKSFSKDGKLLNIRELRTTGEPYKIRLTAHHGKNGLFADGNDMVLVEVEVLDKNGLRCPLASNKIDFKLDGPMDWRGGIAQGPDNYILARSLPVEAGVNRVLLRTQYDKSGKVVLKAVSEGLLSDSVTWQVQPIRTMANYFVKESNENLPSFLERGPSPSKPTLLQLKKSLKIRTATSGANQDKVGQSYDDNELSDWVNDGQLGTAWITYTLQEKSDIDEIDLKLNNFRSRSYPLQVFVDGKLVFDGNTDLTLGYCTLSFPRTKGQTVTIKLKNAPFTAKENNQVEMGGKKLDDGVARNDANAKGTLSIIEADIHQVLAN
- the rhaM gene encoding L-rhamnose mutarotase, with the translated sequence MEKIAFKMKLKPGMSAEYKRRHDRIWPELITLLRENGVSDYSIFLDEETDTLFAVQYLAGHSSQELGKEAIVQQWWDYMHDIMDVNPDHSPVSINLKKVFHMD
- a CDS encoding glycosyl hydrolase; this encodes MRKIYISLLFACNLLASGGSIAQNLWPAVTKEMKPWTRWWWLGSAVDRANLERELTLFDKSGFGGVEVTPIYGAKGFESKYLSFLSPPWMNMLAVTTDKAGRLGLGVDINLGTGWPFGGPQIREKDAATKLILDDFELKKGEKIQFPLKPKDPKQHYYMLQALRAFRSDHSEINLDDYRSHTGGTWEAPADIRLLAVFSGRTGQKVKRAAPGGEGYTLDHLGQTSVASYFNRFAEAFKDKPLHVRAFFNDSYEVYGANWTDEFLQSFERIKGYKLQDNLLDFAGLGKDTTKTARLKSDYREVVDALLAQNFLVPFTNFAHRYKAISKNQAHGSPGNLIDLYADTDISECETFGSSSFDIPGLRRDTADIRNVDPDPMMAKFATSATNVYGKKYTSSETFTWLTEHFKTSLSQTKPEVEQLFLAGVNHVFYHGTTYSPKNVPFPGWLFYASVNFVPQNSFWDHLSGLNQYITRVQSILQSSRADNELLIYWPIYDIWNDAKGMDKALKVHDVDEWLHPTQFYKQSVQLQKRGYSFDFATDKILAGTTVKDGRLQTAKDAIPYRAIYIPACHYFSEVTLQKILQMAREGATVVFQQLPQEVAGYSRLDERRAQFNTLIASLGFERDKANQYTAFGKGKIYLTADVSSALETEQIAPERISQTGLKFSRRVAGKDTYYYLVNHSRQMVDRSIMLNTQAKQYTLLDPQTGRTFQLPSIDGKIRVQIPSGYSWIILASDQKAKETFRYQEELSQVAQLDRDWKVSFIAGGPVLPRARKLERLSSWTAWGDKDAINFSGTAAYEKTFSIDKNPSKSYLLKLGRVAESARVFINGQDAGILWSIPFQQDVTKWLVDGENKIRIEVANLMANRIRHLDQQKVAWRNYHEINFVNINYKNFDAGDWKSMESGLIGPVTLWSY